One Perca flavescens isolate YP-PL-M2 chromosome 9, PFLA_1.0, whole genome shotgun sequence genomic window carries:
- the oma1 gene encoding metalloendopeptidase OMA1, mitochondrial → MLLPFFIKNSRFCSLSAHLTLNVQVCKQAGRPVKKAHSVSCPISCPRTTDWVHFRATPRAPPLWFCSNGRTACFQISPKTTLPLHPGPVLAQCGHLFHTSAPVRAPPAPLIWLLLKPLQKIMAIILGRSIRKWWVALPANRRQLLREWVRQRRWHLAAGAGVAMVIVALFLLTHLDESPVTGRTRLLLFSRENYMELAAMTSEAYMEEFAELLVPVTDPRHQVVEQVVQHLAQRNKDIPEVSEVTWSIHVVQSPDVNAFVLPNGKVFIFTGMLDAVADVHQLTIVLGHEMAHALLGHSAEQASLSHVVDLLSLILLTAIWAVCPRDSLALLGQWVQGKLSQLMFSRPFSRKLEAEADQVGLQLAAKACADVRAGPVFWQQMEVRDQLTGEPTFPEWLSTHPSHRNRFAQLDRLIPQALELRESCVCPALPPIDPRVVFSKSVRVLLENAKHQEREGPEGAREPRLPHSPVSLPTGLSTALLTQSALLHYPNVDQEIKGPVPSVASALAVTASVPAPAEGEGPHPMVQSIS, encoded by the exons ATGCTTTTACCATTTTTTATAAAGAACAGTCGCTTTTGTTCTCTTTCTGCACATCTGACGTTAAACGTCCAGGTGTGCAAACAAGCTGGGCGTCCTGTGAAAAAGGCACATTCCGTGTCTTGTCCTATCAGCTGTCCCAGAACAACAGACTGGGTTCACTTTAGAGCCACTCCGAGGGCACCGCCTCTCTGGTTCTGCAGCAATGGGAGGACGGCGTGTTTCCAGATTAGTCCCAAGACCACTTTACCTCTGCATCCTGGTCCTGTCCTGGCACAGTGTGGACATCTGTTCCACACCTCAGCCCCCGTGAGGGCCCCGCCTGCTCCTCTCATATGGCTGCTGCTCAAACCTTTGCAGAAGATCATGGCTATAATACTGGGCAG GAGTATAAGGAAGTGGTGGGTGGCTCTGCCAGCCAACCGCCGGCAGCTCCTGCGCGAATGGGTCCGGCAGCGTCGCTGGCATCTGGCAGCGGGGGCAGGCGTTGCTATGGTGATTGTAGCCCTTTTTCTCCTGACCCACCTGGATGAGTCCCCAGTGACGGGACGGACCCGCCTCCTGTTGTTCAGCAGAGAGAACTACATGGAGCTGGCAGCTATGACCTCAGAGGCG TACATGGAGGAGTTTGCAGAGCTGTTGGTTCCAGTCACTGACCCTCGCCACCAGGTGGTGGAGCAGGTGGTGCAGCACCTGGCACAAAGAAACAAGGACATCCCTGAAGTGTCTGAAGTCACCTGGAGCATCCACGTGGTGCAAAGTCCCGACGTCAATGCCTTTGTCCTACCG AACGGGAAAGTGTTCATTTTTACGGGGATGCTGGACGCTGTGGCGGATGTTCACCAGCTCACCATCGTCCTGGGACACGAGATGGCTCATGCTTTATTGGGACACTCG GCAGAACAGGCCAGTCTGTCTCATGTCGTGGACCTCCTGTCCCTTATTCTGCTGACAGCCATCTGGGCCGTGTGTCCTCGAGACAGCCTGGCTCTGCTGGGACAGTGGGTACAGGGCAAGCTTTCCCAG TTGATGTTCAGCCGTCCCTTCAGTAGGAAACTGGAAGCAGAGGCTGATCAAGTTGGATTGCAGTTGGCTGCGAAG GCGTGTGCAGATGTGCGAGCAGGGCCTGTATTCTGGCAGCAAATGGAAGTCAGAGACCAGCTGACAGGAGAGCCCACCTTCCCCGAGTGGCTGTCCACACACCCgtcacacagaaacagatttgCTCAGCTGGACCGCCTCATACCACag GCTCTGGAGTTGAGGGAGAGCTGCGTCTGCCCTGCTCTACCTCCTATTGACCCTCGTGTCGTCTTCTCCAAGAGCGTCCGTGTGTTGCTGGAAAACGCTAAGCACCAGGAGAGAGAAGGGCCAGAAGGGGCACGCGAGCCCCGCCTGCCCCACAGCCCGGTTTCACTCCCCACTGGATTGTCCACGGCTCTGCTTACCCAGTCTGCCCTCCTTCATTACCCAAATGTGGATCAAGAAATTAAAGGCCCCGTCCCTTCCGTAGCTTCAGCGTTAGCGGTAACAGCCTCTGTCCCTGCTCCTGCCGAGGGGGAGGGACCCCACCCTATGGTGCAGAGCATCAGCTGA